The following is a genomic window from Anaerolineae bacterium.
AAGGGTTAGCTGTGGTTGCTGACGGCGCCTACGGCGCCCTCGTACAGCCGGCCGTAAGGCCGACGCCTTTGAAGACGCCCATGTTTTTCCCGCTGGAGACGACATATGCGCCCTCAAACTCCAGGTTGATGCGCATGACGACGCGCACCATGTAGTCGTCGTCCGATTCGCCGGCCGGCCGCGGTTCATTCGGCGGGATGGTGCCGAAGTAGCGCCAGAACACCGGCGCAAGCCCGACGCCCGGGGTGGGGCGGGTGGGGATGCGTTCGCTACGGATGAGCAAGAGGGCGCGTTCGAGGTAGCGTTCGACCGGCTGGCGGTAGTCCTCGCGGTCGTACATGATGTGCAGGGCATAGTAGTCCTTCATCTCGGGATAAATGCCGTAGCCCACGAAGCCGCCGCCCAGCCCGTTGCCGCGCTCGCGCATGGTGGCGATGGCCTCGATGATGGCCTCGCCGTTGATAAGCTGGCCGCCTTTGTGGAGGATGCCGGCGGTGGCACAGCCGGCGTGGTCGTAGCGTTGTGCCGGTCGCAAGGGTTCCCCTCCTGTCCGCCAAAATTGTATCAAATATACAAGCCAGAGGATGGCAACGATGTACACAGCCGCTGTACTGCTGACGGGCGTCATCGCACAAAGGGTCGTTCCTGAGGAACATCGTTGAGGGTAAATACAAAACGCCGGCCCTGGAGGATTCCCATCCTGGAAGCCGGCGGCAGTGCCTGCTGGGCCAAGTCACCGTTGTCCGGACTGCGGCGCATTATAGCACAGGCGGGGATTCTGTCAAACGGACAAAGAGGGGGGCTTGACGAAACCCTGAAGCGTTGTTATAATACTATTGCAACAATACCCTTATAGCTTTCTATCCCTTTGGCTTGTGGTGCCTCGCCGGAAAGGAGGAAGCCCGTCGCACGATGACGTGAGGAACCCCGGCGATACGGTTCGTCGGCCTATGGCGCAGTGAAACTTTCATCGCAGTAGTCAAAGAGGAGGGAAAAACGGGCTATGAAATCCTCGCGCATCTTTATGGTGCTCTTCATCTCCGCTATGCTGTTCCTCTTGGCCGCCGGCCTGGTCTTTGCCCAGGACCCTGCCGCCATCAGCGGGGAGAAGTGCAAGGGATGCCATGGTGACGTCCACGCGGAGTGGGCCACCACCCGACATGCCACGGCCTTAAAGTCGTTGGTGGACAGCGGCCATGCTCAAGATCGCTGTCTGGCATGTCACTCCACGGACTACATCCTCGCTCCTGAAGGCTCCAAGCCTACGCTGCAGACGGCGCAGTATGCGCTGACCTGTCTGGCCTGCCATCCGGGTGATCATACGGCCGGCGGCTCCGCCAAAATCGAGAACATTTTCGATACCTGCGCCAAATGCCACAACGGCACCTCGGGCGGCACCCGGCCCATCCTGCCCGGCTCCGAAGCGCACCACCCCATGAAGGAGATGTTCATGGGCGAGGGCGCGCCGGAGGTCTCTGGCGTCCCGTCCCCGCATCTGCCGGTCAAAGACTGCACCAACTGCCATGTGGAAGGCCATAAGTATACCGCCACACAGGCCGCCTGCGATAAGTGCCACGGCGGCACGAAGACGATCGAGGCCGTCCACACGGAAGTGCTTCCCAAGCTGGATGCGCTGAAGGCAGTCCTGGATCAGATCAAGGCGGCTCATCCCGATTGGGATCCGCAGGCGCAGACCAAAGGGGATGACCAGAAAGCCTACGAGCTGGCGTACACGCTGTACACCTTTGCCGCCAGCGAGGGCAGCGGCGGCGTCCACAACTACGACTACACCTATGCCATCCTGGCCAAGGCCAAGGATGCGCTGGTGAAGGTCGGGTTGGCCGCGCCGGAGGCCCTGCCCATCACCGGTGCGGAGCTGGTCAATCTCTGGCCGTACCTGGCCGGCCTGGCCGGCGTCGCGCTGGTGGGCGTGGGCATCCGCAAGCGGATGAAGTAATCATCTGAAACGGGCTGAATCTTTCGCGAGGCACACAAGGTACAGGGGCGGGGAAACCCGCCCCTGTTTTATTCCCATTCGATGGTAGCCGGCGGCTTGCTGGATATATCGTATACCACCCGGTTCACCCCCGGCACCTCGTTCACGATGCGGCTGGAGATGCGTGCCAGCAGATCATACGGCAGGCGGGACCAATCGGCGGTCATGCCGTCCACGCTGGAGACGGCACGCACCGCCACGAGGTACTGATAGGTGCGCCCATCGCCCATCACCCCGACGGAGCGCACCGAAGTGAGCACGGCGAAGTACTGCCACGGTTTCTCCGCGCCCAGGTTGGCGGCGTCAATCTCGCTCGTGACGATGGCGTCGGCGGCGCGCAGGATGGCCAGCTTCTCCTCGGTGACCTCTCCGATGATGCGCACAGCCAGGGCCGGCCCAGGACACGGCTGACGATGCACCAGGGATGCCGGCAGTCCCAACGCCTCGCCCACCTGCCGCACCTCGTCCTTGAACAGCATGCGCAGTGGTTCGATGAGTTCGAACTTCATGTCCGGCGGCAGGGCGCCGACGTTATGGTGGGATTTGATGCGTGCTGTGGCCCGACTGCCGGCGCCGGAGGATTCGATAACATCGGGGTAAATCGTGCCCTGGACGAGATAGCGCACGCGGCCGAGCTTGTGGGCTTCTTCCTCGAAGACGCGGATGAATTCCCGCCCGATGATGCGGCGCTTTTCCTCCGGGTCGGTGACGCCGGCCAGGGCGCGCAGGAAGCGCTGGCGCGCGTCTACGAGGATGGTCGGGGCCTGGATGTGCCGGCGGAAGGCCTCCATGTTCTCTTCCACCTCCCCCTGGCGGTGCAGGCCGTGGTCCACGAAGATGCAGGTGAGCTGGTCGCCGATGGCGCGCGAGACCAGCGTGGCCGCCACGGTGGAGTCCACGCCGCCGGACACGGCGCAGATAGCGCGCTCGCCGCCGACCCGCTGGCGGATCTGAGTGATAGATTCGGCGATGAAGTTTTCGGGGCGCCACAGGCCGTGCAGGCCGCAGATGCGGAAGAGGAAGTTGTGGAAAATGGCGCGGCCCTCGACGGTGTGATGCACTTCGGGATGGAACTGCAGGCCGTAGAGCCGGCGTTCGTCGTCGCCTATGGCGGCGATGGGGGCATTGGCGGTGTGTGCCAGGATGCGGAAGCCGGCCGGCAGTTGCTCGATGCGGTCCCCATGGCTCATCCAGACGCGGGTGGGGGAGGGGATGCCGGCGAACAGGGGGGAGTCCGGGGCATCAATGTACAGCTCGGCATGGCCGTATTCCCTGGTGGCCGCCGGCGCGACGCGTCCGCCCAGGGCATGGGTCAGGGCCTGCATGCCGTAGCAGATGCCGAGCACCGGCTTACCGGACTCGAGGATGTATGCCGGCAGGGTCGGAGCGCCAGGCTCGTAGACGCTGGCCGGCCCGCCGGAGAGGATGAAGCCGGCCGGCTCCAGCGCCAGCACGCGCTCCGCCGGCGCGTCCCAGGGGATCAGTTCGCAGTAGACATGGGCCTCGCGCACCCGCCGGGCGATGAGCTGATTATATTGGGAGCCAAAGTCCAGCACCACGATGGTTTCCGGGTGTTCCGCCATCCTCTAATTCCCCCATGCAAGATGATACAGCATGCTGATCCTTGGCGATATTATAGCGGTTCTGCCATGCAAGTCACAAATTGCCAAGGTGTGGAACAAGTTGTGCCTGGTGCCTCCCGGCCGGGCAATCCTATCCTCGTCAATTGGGACGCATTTGACAACCGGGGCAGTTATGATATATTCTAGTAAACCTATAGGAATACTGAAACCATGGATTGGGGAGGGAAAGCGCATGAAACTGACCACCAAGATGCGCTACGGCACGCGAGCTATGCTGGAGCTGGCCCTGCATCAGGGGGATGAGCCGTTAAGCCTGCGGGAGGTGGCGGAACGGCAGGATATCTCTCCGAAATACCTGGAGCAGTTGTTCGCTACCCTGCAGACCGCCGGCCTGGTCAACGCCGTGCGCGGCCCGCGCGGCGGGTACGCGCTGGCACGGCCGGCAGAATCCATCAACCTCCGGCAGATATATGAAGCGCTGGAAAGCCCCGACGGCTTCGTCACATGCACGGCCAATCCGCAGGTCTGCGAGCGCGCGGACCACTGCGTGACCCAGGAGGTCTGGGCGCGCTTGTATCAGACCTGCATGCAGTTACTGGAGGAAACAACCCTGGCGGACCTGGCGGACCGGGCCCGGGAGAAAGCGGCCTCGGGCTGGATGTACTATATCTAACTATCCCACACAA
Proteins encoded in this region:
- the guaA gene encoding glutamine-hydrolyzing GMP synthase — translated: MAEHPETIVVLDFGSQYNQLIARRVREAHVYCELIPWDAPAERVLALEPAGFILSGGPASVYEPGAPTLPAYILESGKPVLGICYGMQALTHALGGRVAPAATREYGHAELYIDAPDSPLFAGIPSPTRVWMSHGDRIEQLPAGFRILAHTANAPIAAIGDDERRLYGLQFHPEVHHTVEGRAIFHNFLFRICGLHGLWRPENFIAESITQIRQRVGGERAICAVSGGVDSTVAATLVSRAIGDQLTCIFVDHGLHRQGEVEENMEAFRRHIQAPTILVDARQRFLRALAGVTDPEEKRRIIGREFIRVFEEEAHKLGRVRYLVQGTIYPDVIESSGAGSRATARIKSHHNVGALPPDMKFELIEPLRMLFKDEVRQVGEALGLPASLVHRQPCPGPALAVRIIGEVTEEKLAILRAADAIVTSEIDAANLGAEKPWQYFAVLTSVRSVGVMGDGRTYQYLVAVRAVSSVDGMTADWSRLPYDLLARISSRIVNEVPGVNRVVYDISSKPPATIEWE
- a CDS encoding Rrf2 family transcriptional regulator codes for the protein MKLTTKMRYGTRAMLELALHQGDEPLSLREVAERQDISPKYLEQLFATLQTAGLVNAVRGPRGGYALARPAESINLRQIYEALESPDGFVTCTANPQVCERADHCVTQEVWARLYQTCMQLLEETTLADLADRAREKAASGWMYYI